CTCAATTGAACCTAAAACATCAGTTTTAATAATTAAATTCAATGCCTTTTGCCCTTCTTGGAGTTCAACTCTTTTTTCAACCCCTCCTTTTTCCGGAGTTTTAATATATGCTTCTGCTTGTTTTAAGTTTTCAAAAACTTTAAATGTTTCACCAACTCTTGGCGCTTGATCTAATCCCAAAACAACCGCTGGATCAGCGGCAGCAGCTTGGAGGATTTGATCTCCTTGAAAATCTTCCAAACTTTTGATTTTTCCAGTTGTTGAAGGTGTAGCAATTATATTCCCTGGTTTCAATATTCCTTGACTTAAGAGCAAGGTTGCTATTGGCCCTCTTTTGTTGTCTAAATATGACTCTATAATTACTCCTTGAGCTGGTTTTGAATTATCAGCTTTTAATTCTTCCATTTCAGCTATCAAAAGTATAATATCTAAAAGGTCTTCAATGCCTTGACCTGTTTTTGCAGAAACATTAACTGAAGGCACTTTTCCTCCTAAAGATTCAACAATAATTCCTTGTTTTTCTAACTGCCCTTTTGCTTTTTGGGGATCAGCTTCTGGCCTATCCATTTTATTAAAGGCAATTATTAAAGACACTTTAGAATTTTTAATATGTTCAATAGCTTCTTTGGTTTGAACTTGAACTCCTTTTGTGCTGTCTATTACTAAAACAGCAATATCAGCTATTTTTGCTCCACGAGACCTCATTTGAGAAAAAGCCTCGTGTCCAGGAGTATCAATAAAGGTAATTTTTTTATTATTTTTTCGAACTTGATAAGCACCAATATGCTGGGTTATTCCACCAGATTCTTTTTCAGTAACTTTAGTTTTTCTTATTTGGTCCAATAAGCTTGTTTTACCGCTATCAATGTGCCCCAAGATTACTACGACCGGAGGTCTAGTTATTAAATTTTCATTTTCTTTTGTCATTTAAATCTCTTTTCTTTTAATTCTCGTTTTTTTAGCAATTTCTATTGCTTTTTTTTCTTCTTCAGACAGACTGTGATGTGAGTGGCCTTTTTTGATTGGTTTGCCAAACATCCTGTTTCCTTCTCTGCTATAAAAACTGGTAATCACCACGCCATTATTATTCCCATCTAAAAGTGCAATAGAAAAGCTTTGATTTCCACCTAAATCTTTAAAAGGATTAAATCTAACAACTCCCATTTTTTGAACAGAAAACACAGACTCTTTTTTCAAATAATCCAATTCTTTGGACACTTTTCTAAATTCTTTTTTTAAAGACTTAAACTCTCCAATAACTTGTTTCCAATTTTTAGGATCAATATCTTCTTTTTTAAAAAGTTCAAACATAGTATGGGTTATTAGATTAATTATACAAGAAGCGGTGGGGGCGAGAGTCGAACTCGCATAGGTTTTCACCCGCCGCTTTTCGAAAGCGGTTCCTTGCCGATTCGGAACACCCCACCAGTAGCAGAATTAATAGATAATCTTAAATAAAATATGTTTAAATTTATCACAGAATACACTTAAAATCAATTTATTAAGGAGATGAATAGTGATATACTCATAGAACATGAAAAACATTAAAGTAGCTATTATTGGAGTTGGAGGAAGAACTGGCACAATGTTTGCTTTTGAACTTAAAAATAGAGCTAGTGTTTTAGGCGTGGCAAAGGAAAAAGAAATTGAACTGATAGCGCAGAAAAAATTATATATTCAGAGGAAAGAACAAGAGCCTCAGTTGTTTGACTGCAAGGTTATAAAAGATAGTGATTTCAATTCTGATTTAGCTCCAGACATTATTTTCGTGACAACAAAAAACCCAGTTTACAGTGTTGTTAAATATTATTTTGAAAAATTTAAAAATGATAAGACGCCTGTTCTTTTTCTTTCCCAGAATGGCATCGATGCTTTAAATGACGCAAAAAAAGCTTTGCAAGATATTTATGGTCAGAGAGCAAAAGATATTACTATTATTAGGTCTGTTTTATTTAATCCAATAGATATTAAAATAGAAAACAGCAATATATATGTAAAATATTCTTTGCCAATACGCATTGCTGTTTCAAAAGCACAAGGGAAGTTAAACGTTGAAGATGTTTTTAAAACTTTTAAAAATGCTGGTTTTGAAATTCAGGAATTTCCACAGGAAAATGCCAGGAATTTAGAATTTTCAAAATTATTTTTGAATTTAATCGGAATGGTAAGCGCTTCCCATAATTTGTCAGTGAAAAATGGCTTTAAAGATAAAAACATTTTTCAACAAGAAGTAAAAGTTTTAAAAGAATACGTCAGGGTTGTTAAAAAATCTAATGGAAGATTTATTAATTTCTCAAACTATCCAGTAAAAACATATTGTTTTTTAATTGATTTAATTCCAATGTTTTTTTTAGTGCCTATTCGCAACATTTTAGCTAGATTTATTTCTAAAGGAAGAGAAAAAAAAGCAAAGGATTTAGATGAAATAGAATATTATAATGGCGCTGTTGTTAAATTAGGAAAGACTATCGGAGTTAATACTCCGATCAATGAACTCGTTCTAAAACGAGTTTAAAATGATTCTAAGAGTTAATTTTGTGGGCAATGTAGGACTTGAACCTACGACCTCGTCGATGTAAGCGACGCGCTCTAGCCACTGAGCTAATTGCCCCTATTTATTTTTTTATGGACGTGTCTTTGAAAGTGGGCGAGGGGAGAATCGAACTCCCACGGGAAAAATCCCCTTGAAGCCTCAGTTCAAGCTGTCTACCGATTCCAGCACTCGCCCATTTAATCTTAATTTTCTATCCAATTCCTCATTGTCAATCCTTATTATATTTTTCAATTTTATATATTTTCGTTTCAGGTGGGGTAGATTTCTTTTATAATACATTTTTGAAATCAATACCTTTGATTCTTTCTTGGCATACTTCAATTGCCAACATCTTTTGCCAGCAGTAATGTATCCATTGATTTTTAAAAGTTTTTTGATTTTAGATTGTATCCACTTCAGATGAAGCAAGCTTCCTGTTGTAAATGTTGTGTAAAACATAAAACTACTTCTCCATCTTTTATCCCAATAACTATAACAACTTCCATCTCCGTCAAAATGACCTCTTAAAAAGTCAAAAAAGTATTGATTAGGGATTTTAAGTTTTCCTATTGTTTTGCTTTTATTTGGGGTTAATCCAATACTAACTAACCATCTATAAAGAACAACGTCGCTGAATTGAACTTTAGGATATTTTTTCTCTGTGAAACCACTAGTTTTCCATCCTATTTTATTATTAATGCCAACACATTTTTTAAAGGCGTTAATCAATTCTTTATCTTTTGAAGTGAAATCTATATGCCTTCCATCATTATATAAACACCCGTCCGCTGTTATAAGGCCAACAGCATAAGCAATTTCCGGAGACCATTTAATTGGTTGTTTTCTCTTGGGTTTCATTTTGTTTTTCTTGAGAAGTTTGTTCAGCTTTTTTTTCTGTAGTTGGCTCTGTTTTTTCAACTGGTTTTTTTGATTCTTGAGTTTCTTGTGCTAACTCAGGTTTTATCTCTGACTGCTCATCAACAACCTCTTTTTCTGGCTCTTCGGCAACAACTTCAACAAATTCTTTTCTTTTTAACCTTGCTCTTTTACCTTTCGCTGTTCTTAAGAAATAAAGCTTTGCTCTTCTTGTTTTGCTTCTTCTTAAAACCTCTATTTTATCAATAGATGGCAAGTGTAAAGGGAATATCCTTTCAACTCCAACACCACTAATTACTTTTCTCACTGTAATTGTTGCTCCGATTTCTTTTCCATGCTTTTTTGCAATAACTATTCCTTCAAAAGTCTGGATTTTTTCTTTTGCTTCTTCTCCTTTCTTTTTTGCTTCCTCTTTTACTTTTTGATAAACCTTTACTGTATCACCAGGCTTTATATCAGGAATTTTCTTTTTTAAAAATGGTTGTATTAATTCTTTTATTTGTTTCATTTTTCCATTATAATGATTTTTGCTTCATCTTGAGCTAAATCTCTTTTTTTAATTGATAACTTTTTAATGGGCTTTAAAGATTTCAGTCCAAAAGCTTTTAAAAACTTACTTACTGGGTCTAATTTAATTTTTAAGTTTGGCAAACTATAATGCATTGGAATTGTAATGCGGGGCTCAATCTGAGATACTATTTTTAAAGCTTCTTGAGCTGAAATAGTATAGGTTCCTCCAACTGGAATCATCAATATATCAACCTCTCCTATTTTTTCCAATTGCTCGTCAGTCAATTCTTTTTGGCCAAAATCTCCCATATGGCAGATTTTTAAATTTTCACTTTCAATAACATATATTGTATTTTCACCCCTTTCTTTGCCCTGCTTTTCGTCATGAAAACTTGGGATTCCATGCACAAAGATGTTTTTTACATCATATTCTCCTGGGCCTTCAATTAAGAAAGGGTTTCCTGAAACAGCTTTAATATTATTGTGGTCATAGTGTTGATGGGTAACCAACAATACATCAGCTTCAGTTTTTGGAAGCCTTAATCCTAAGTTTTTTTCATAAGGATCAATAGCTATTTTAATTAAGCTGTTTTTCTGCGGATTTGTTGTTATTTGAAAAAAGGCATGTCCTTGCCAAACTATATTCATAAGAATGATTTGTTGAATTTATTCGCTTTTGCTTTATATAATACCTATATCATAACTCTTGAAAAAATCAATAAAACGTGTAAACTAAACTTATATTTATGAAACAATTATTAGAAAAAAATGAATTATTAAGGCCAATAAAAATTGGCGAACTTGTTGAAGGCAAGGTGGTTGGAAAAGGACGATCTTCTGTTTTTGTTGATTTGGGGCCAGTTGGTACAGGAATAATTTATGGCAAAGAGTTTTATGATGCAAAGTATAAATTGAAAAAACTTAAAGTTGGCGACGAAGTCTTTGCAAAAGTTACTGATATAGAAACTGATGATGGATTTATTGAATTATCAATGAAAAGAGCTACAAGAGAAATGACTTTTGAAGAATTGAGAAAGAAAAAGGAAGATGGTGAATTGGTAACAGTAAGAATTCTTGGAGCTAATAAAGGAGGATTAGTCACAGAAGTTTCTGGTCTTTCTGCATTTTTGCCTGTTTCTCAACTATCAAATGAGAATTATCCAAAAGTTGAAGGAGGTGAAAGATCAAAAATATTACAAGAGCTTCAGAAATTTGTAGGTAAGGATATGGAAGTTAAAATACTTGATTTATTTGAAAGAAAAGAACAAGTTATTCTTTCAGAAAAAGCAAAAGATTTGGAAAAAACAAAGGAAAAATTAAAAAAGTTTAAAATAGGAGATAAAGTTAAAGGAGAAATTACTGGAGTAACTGATTTTGGAGCTTTCATTAAATTTCCTTTATCAACGAAGAAAGACATTGAACAGCTTGAAGGTTTAGTTCATATATCTGAACTTGATTGGAAAATCATTAATAGCCCTCAAGATATTGTTAAAGTCGGGGATAAAATTAAGGCGCAGATAATTGAAATATCTGGCAATAGGGTTTGGCTTTCTTTGAAGGCCTTAAAAAAAGACCCTTGGAAAGGAATTAATGAAAAGTATAAAAAAGGAGATATTATTAAGGGCGAAGTGACAAAGCTTAATCCTTTTGGCGCTTTTGTAAAGCTAGATAAAGAGATCCAGGGACTTTGTCATGTTTCTGAATTCGAAAATCAGAAAATGGAAGAGATTTTAGAGCTTGAGAAAACTTATAAATTCAAAATTCTCTCAATCGAAGAAAAAGAACATAAAATGAGCTTGAAACTCATAAAAGAGTAAAACACCTCTTAAAAATGAAGAATTTGGCAAAAAACTTTCTAACAATTTTGTTAATTTTTTTACTTATTTCAGCAATTTTTAGTTTGTTTTATCAGCCTTTTGGCGAGATAGAAGAAATATCATTTACTAAATTAGCAGAAGAAGTAAGCCAGGATAAAATTAAAGGCATTATTATTGCTGGCAATCAACTTGATGTTGTTTATTTAGATGATTCAAAGGCAAGCTCAAGAAAAGAAGGCGAGTCTTCTCTTTCTCAATCATTGCTTAACTATGGAGTTGCAAAAGAGAAATTAGTAAAAGTTAATATTGAAATCAAAGAGGTTGGTGGAGCTTGGACATGGCTGGCTCCGCTTCTTTTTTCTGTTGTTCCAGTACTTATTTTAGTTTTCTTTTTCTGGTCAATCTTTAAACAAAGTAAAACTGGTGCAATGCAGGCCCTTGATTTTACAAAATCCAGAGCCAGACTATTTGGCGCAGATGACAGAAGAAAAGAAAAAACAACATTCCAAGATGTCGCAGGGCTCAAGGAGGCAAAAGAAGAATTAAAGGAGGTTGTTGATTTTTTAAAGCACCCAAAAAAGTTTTTGAAAATGGGAGCTAGAATTCCAAGAGGAGTTTTATTAGTAGGTCCAGCTGGAGTTGGAAAAACATTGTTAGCGCGCGCAGTTGCTGGAGAAGCTGATGTTCCCTTTTTTCACACTTCTGGTTCAACTTTTGTAGAGCTTTTCGTAGGTGTTGGGGCTTCCAGAGTCCGGGATTTATTTTCTACTGCTAAAAAAGCTGGAACATCAATAATTTTTATTGATGAATTAGATGCTGTTGGAAGAATGAGAGGCGCTGGTGTTGGCGGAGGCCATGATGAAAGAGAGCAGACCTTAAATCAAATACTTGTTGAAATGGATGGTTTTGAAAGAAATGATACAAGAATTGTTCTTGCAGCAACGAATCGCCCCGATATATTAGATTCAGCTCTTCTTCGTCCCGGCAGATTTGACAGAAGAATAATGTTAGACTTGCCTGATATAGATGGCAGAGAACAGATTTTAAAAATCCATTCAAGAGGAAAACCATTAAATCAAAACGCAAGCTTAAGAGAACTTGCTGAAAGAACTCCAGGGTTTTCTGGTGCAGACTTAGCAAATCTTATGAATGAAGCTGCAATCTTAGCTGCCAGAAGGAATAAAAAAGAGATTTTCCAGCAAGAGTTATTGGAATCAGTTGAAAAGGTTTTACTGGGGCCTGAAAGGAAAAGTCATATTTTAAGTGAAAAAGAAAAAGAAATAGCAGCTTATCATGAAGCAGGTCATGCTTTGGTGTCTGCATCTTTGCCAAACACTGATCCAATACGAAAGATTTCAATTGTTGCCAGGGGCATGGCAGCAGGCTATACCTTGCAAATGCCAGAAAGAGAAAAAAGAATGAAAACAAAAAGTGAGTTTTTATCAGAATTGGCAACTTTACTTGGCGGATATGTTGCTGAAAAACTGAAATTTAAAGAAATTACAACCGGAGCTTCCAATGATTTGAAACAAGCATCAGATTTAACGAGAAGGCTGGTGAAAAACTATGGAATGAGTGATCTGGGGCCAGTCTTTTTTGGAGAAAAAGAAGAATTAATATTCTTGGGAAAAGAATTAGGTGAGCAGCGCAATTATTCAGAACAAGTAGCTACTTTAATTGACAAAGAGATTCTAAAGTTTATAAAAGAAGCTGAGAGTAAAGCCAGGAAGATTCTTACTAAAAGGAAAAGATTGCTTGATAAGGTTGCTAGAACTTTAATTGACAAAGAAATTATTGAAAAAGAAGAGTTTGAAAGCTTGATTGGAAAGAAGAGTTCTAAAAAAAGGATTGTTTCAAAACCAAAAAAAGGTAAGCAGGTTAAAGTGAGTGTGAAGCGGGTATAATATTTATTGTTTGTTCCATTAAAATATCTGTGTTAAAATGAACTAATGAATATTAGTTTCAATAACGATAATTCAATTGTTCGACTATGGCCCGTTTAAAAGATCACGAAAAAGCCCTTGCTTTAAGGAAAAAGGAAATGAGCTATAGTCAGATAAAAGATGTTTTAAGGGTTAGTAAAAGCACTCTGAGTGTTTGGCTGAGAGATCATCCTTTGTCTAAAAAAAGAATAAGAGAGTTAAGAGATAGAAACGAACGAAGAATAGAAAGGTTCAGAGATACGATGAGAAAAAAGAAGGAAAAGAGACTTGATAAAACTTATAAACTTCAGAAGAATTTAATCTTGCCTTTAAGCAAGCGAGAGGCTTTTATTGCAGGTTTGTTTCTTTACTGGGCAGATGGATCAAAGTATAGAGCCGACCATCTATCCCTCTCAAATACAGACCCTTCTATGATCCAATTTTTTATTTATTGGCTCAATAAATGCCTTAAAGTACCTAAAAAGAAAATGCGAGTAGTGATGCATTTATATAGCGACATGCATATAGACAGAGAAATGAAATACTGGTCGAAAACGATTAAAATTCCTTTAGAACAATTTAGTCGTCCTTATATTAAAAAAACTTTAAGCGAAAGGATTAATCATAAAGGAAGTTTTGGTCATGGAACTTGTAATTTAAGAGTGAATAGTGTTCTTCTTGCAGAAAAAATTATTATGGGATTAAAGGCAATTGCCGATGAATACAAATAAAGAGATTTTAATAGCGCACGTAGCTCAGTGGTAGTAGCACAGATCTTATAAGTCTGTGGTCGCTGGTTCGATTCCAGCCGTGCGCACATTATGGGCGATTGGCGCAGTTGGCTAGCGCGTCACATTGACATTGTGAAGGTCATAGGTTCGAGTCCTATATCGCCCACATGGAATTAAATGTTATTTACCAAGACAATGATTTGTTGGTTGCTGATAAGCCTGCAGGAATAGTAGTTTTTTCAGAAGATGAAATTAAAGAAAAAACATTGATTAATTTATTGATTGAAAAAAATGAAGATTTAAAGAATGTTGGCAAGCCTCCAAGATATGGAATAGTTCACAGACTAGACAAAGACACTTCAGGGTTGCTGCTGGTAGCTAAGAATGATAAATCCTTAGCTTTTTTACAAGAGCAATTTAAAGAAAGAAAAGTTGTTAAAAAATATACTGCTTTAGTTGATGGCGAGGTTAAAAATAAAGATGGAATAATTGAAACTTTAATTGGCCGTGGGCAAAAAGACAGAAAAAAACAAAAAGTTTATTTGCCTTTTGAACCAGGCTCAAAAAACAAAAGAAAAGCAGTTACAAAATACAAAATTTTGAAAAAACTTATTGATGAAAAAGAAAACAAGTATACTCTGGTTGAGGCAATTCCAATTACTGGAAGAAAACATCAGCTCAGAGTTCATTTTCAGTATTTGAATCATCCAATTGTTGGGGATAAAATCTACAATTTTAAAAACCAGCCAATTTTAAAAGATTTAAAAAGACAATTTTTGCATGCAGCTTATTTAAGAATTAAAATATTAAATAATAAAGAAAAAGAATTTAATTCAAAATTAGCAACAGATTTAAAAAAAGCTTTAGATAATTTAAAAGAATATTAAAAATGAGAAGTCAAAAACCCGAAAATATTATTGGAAAGATCAAGCCAAGAGAAATTGTTGAGGAAATGAAAGAGTCATACATTGACTATGCAATGTCAGTGATAATTTCTCGTGCTTTACCTGATGTGAGAGATGGTCTAAAGCCAGTTCAAAGAAGAATACTTTATACTATGCTTGAAGATGGACTGAGGCACAATATGAAATTTAGAAAATCAGCAACTGTTGTTGGTTCAACAATGGGTCGTTATCATCCCCACTCTGATCAGGCGCTTTATGGTGCTGCAGTAAGAATGGCTCAGGACTTTTCCCTAAGATATCCATTAATTCAGGGGCAGGGTAACATGGGCTCAATTGATGATCCAGGCGAATATGCTGCCATGAGGTATTCAGAAATGCGGCTTTCAAAAGAAGGAGAAGAGATGCTCAAAGATATTTCAAAAGATACTGTTGATTTTGTTGATAACTATGACGGCACCAGGAAAGAGCCTGTGGTTTCACCATCACCTCTTCCCCAGCTTTTACTTAATGGTTCTTTGGGCATTGCTGTTGGAATGGCAACAAATATTCCGCCTCATAATTTAAACGAAGTTTGCGATGCTTTAATTTATTTAATTGATAATCCTAAGTCAGACACCCGGGATTTATTTAAGTTTATAAAAGGGCCAGATTTTCCATTAGGAGGGTTTATATATAATAAAGAGGCTATTATCGAAGCCTACTCTCAGGGCAAAGGCCCAATATTAACAAGGGGAAAAGCTGAAATAATTGAAGATAAAAAACAAAGAACACAAATTTTAATTACAGAGATTCCTTATCAGGTTCAAAAATCATCTCTTTTAGAACAATTTGCAAAGCTTGTTTCAGAAAAAAGAATAGAAGGAATTAAGGACATTAGAGACGAATCGGATAAAGACGGAATGAGAATTGTTATAGAACTGCAAAAAGATGTAATTCCTCAAAGAATTTTAAACCAGCTCTATAAATTTACAGATTTACAGCGCACTTTCCACTTAAATATCTTGGCTTTAGTTAATGGCACTCAGCCAAGGGTTTTAAATTTGCTTGATATTTTAAAATACTTTATTGAGCACAGAAAAGAAGTGATTGTAAGAAGAACAAAATATGAGCTTAATAAAGCAAAAGAAAGAGCCCATATTTTAGAAGGTCTTAAAAAATGTCTTGCCAAGATTGATGCTGTTATTGATACAATTAAAAAATCAAAAGACAGAGAAGATGCAAAAAACAATTTGATAAAGCGTTTTAAACTGACTGAAATCCAGGCAAATGCAATTTTAGATACTAAATTAGCAGCTTTGGCAAAGTTAGAAAGAAAAAAGATTGAAGATGAATTAAAGGAATTACTTGAAAAGATAAAAGAATTTACCTCTATTTTAAAAAGCCTTGTTAAAATTAAAACTATTATTAAAAAAGAATTAAAAAATATAAAGGATATTTTTGGAGACGATAGAAGAACAAAATTAGTTGTTTCTGAAATGGAAATAATCTCTGAGGAAGATTTAATTCCAAAAGAAGAAGCAATCATTACTTTAACTCAAGGTGGATATATTAAAAGAATTGACCCTAAAGCATATAAAATTCAAAAAAGAGGAGGAAAAGGAATGCTTGGCATGAAAACTATTGGAGAAGATATTGTGGAGCACTTTTTAATTGCCAATACTCATGATGAGTTGTTGTTTTTTACTGATTCAGGAAAAGTATTTAAAACATTGGTTTATGAAATCCCAAAGGGCTCAAGAGTTGCTAAAGGAAGAGGCCTTCTTAATTTCTTGGAATTATCAAACCATGAAAAAGTGCTTTCAATCATTCCTTTAGGAAAAGAAGAGAAAAACAATGATCATGCACAATTTCTGGTAATGGCAACTAAAAAAGGAGTAGTTAAAAAAACCAGCCTTAAAGAATTTAAAAATGTCAGACGTTCAGGGTTGATTGCAATTTCACTTAAAAAAGGAGATTTACTTGAAAAAGTTTGTAAGACAACTGGTGATGATGATGTGATTTTAGTTACTAAAAAAGGCAAGTCAATTAAATTCAAAGAAAAAGATATTAGACCAATGGGCAGACCTGCTGCTGGCGTAACAGGTATAAGGCTTAAAAAACAGGATGAATTAATTGGTATGGACGTAATTCAAAAAATCAAACAAGAAAAAACAAAAGATAAGGTTAAAAAATATTTACTGATTGTTAGTGAAAATGGCTATGGAAAAAGAACTGATATTAAAGAATACAGGCTTCAGAAAAGAGGAGGTACAGGAATAAAAACTGCTAATATTATTTCTAAAACAGGGGATTTGGTTGCTTCCAGGATTTTAAATCAGCAGGAAGAAGATTTAATTGTTATTTCCCGCCAGGCTCAGGTTATAAGGATTAAGATTCGTTCTATTTCAAAGCAAAAAAGAGCAACCCAGGGAGTAAGAATTATGAGGCTCAAACCCAATGATAAGGTTGCTTCTATTGCTTGCATTTAGCTTTCTTTTAAAAATATCTTTGATTAGGTAAAATAACTTTAAAGGCTTATTATGTCATTTCTTGATCCACAAAAAGTATTAAATGAGCTTAATGTTGAGAAGAATTTTATTGCAGCTGATTTTGGCTGTGGTTCTGGAGGATGGGTATTTCCTTTGGCAAAAATGCTTGAAAACGGAAAAGTATATGCAATTGATATTTTAAAAGAACCGCTTTCTGCCTTAAGAAGCAAAATGAAAACTTTTAAAGTTCTGAATATTGAACTTATACAAGCAGACGTGGAAAAACATTCAAAACTTCTTAGTGAATCCTGTGATTTGGTTTTACTGACAAATCTTTTATTTGGGGTTGAAGATATTGATAAGATTTTACAGGAAGTAAAAAGAGTTTTAAAGCCAAAAGGTCAGGTTTTAATTGTTGATTGGCTGGATGGTTCAAATTTAGGACCAGAAAAAAAGATTTCAGCTGATGATGTGAAACAAATTGCCCAAAAGCTTGAATTTCAATTTAAAAAAGAATTCAAAGCAGGTATTTACCACTGGGGCTTAATTATTGTAAAATGAGGTATATGAAAAAAACAAGATATTTTATTTTACTTTTCCTAATTAGTTTGGTTGCAGTAACAATGATGCCTGGCACATTAAGTGCTGATACCATAGAGATTAAAAATCCTCTAGCCAGTGACGAGTTTGAAGATATTATTAATAATGTCATTAATTTTATTTTCAAAATTGCTACTGTGCTAGCGCCTCTCATGGTTATTATGGCTGGATTTTTGTTTGTTACAGCAGGGGGTAATTTAGAGCAAATTAAAAGAGCTAAAAACATCATTATTTGGACAGCTGTTGGCTTCTTTGTAATTTTGCTTGCAAGAGGTATAATGGGAATGATAATGAATCTTTTAGGAGTCAGTTAGAAACGAGCATTAAATTATCAATTATTAAAAAAAACGAAAGGTCGATTTAAAAAAAGATTTGAACATAAAAAAGAATGAAAAAAGTATTTTTAAGCTTAATTGCAATAACTTCATTAACAGTGCTTGTGGTGCCTATGATAGTTTCAGCACAGCCAGTAACTGGTTGTGAGATAACTCATACCGAAGTAGCTGATTTCGAATCTGCTTGTACAGTGGGCGCAATAACTGATTCGGTAGATGCTTGGGGAATGTGCTGCTTACTAAATACAGTTTATACTGTTGTTGATTGGATATTTTTTGGTTTGATAGCAGTAGTATCTTTATTCACGATTTT
The sequence above is a segment of the Patescibacteria group bacterium genome. Coding sequences within it:
- a CDS encoding pilin, giving the protein MKKTRYFILLFLISLVAVTMMPGTLSADTIEIKNPLASDEFEDIINNVINFIFKIATVLAPLMVIMAGFLFVTAGGNLEQIKRAKNIIIWTAVGFFVILLARGIMGMIMNLLGVS
- a CDS encoding class I SAM-dependent methyltransferase — translated: MSFLDPQKVLNELNVEKNFIAADFGCGSGGWVFPLAKMLENGKVYAIDILKEPLSALRSKMKTFKVLNIELIQADVEKHSKLLSESCDLVLLTNLLFGVEDIDKILQEVKRVLKPKGQVLIVDWLDGSNLGPEKKISADDVKQIAQKLEFQFKKEFKAGIYHWGLIIVK
- the gyrA gene encoding DNA gyrase subunit A — its product is MRSQKPENIIGKIKPREIVEEMKESYIDYAMSVIISRALPDVRDGLKPVQRRILYTMLEDGLRHNMKFRKSATVVGSTMGRYHPHSDQALYGAAVRMAQDFSLRYPLIQGQGNMGSIDDPGEYAAMRYSEMRLSKEGEEMLKDISKDTVDFVDNYDGTRKEPVVSPSPLPQLLLNGSLGIAVGMATNIPPHNLNEVCDALIYLIDNPKSDTRDLFKFIKGPDFPLGGFIYNKEAIIEAYSQGKGPILTRGKAEIIEDKKQRTQILITEIPYQVQKSSLLEQFAKLVSEKRIEGIKDIRDESDKDGMRIVIELQKDVIPQRILNQLYKFTDLQRTFHLNILALVNGTQPRVLNLLDILKYFIEHRKEVIVRRTKYELNKAKERAHILEGLKKCLAKIDAVIDTIKKSKDREDAKNNLIKRFKLTEIQANAILDTKLAALAKLERKKIEDELKELLEKIKEFTSILKSLVKIKTIIKKELKNIKDIFGDDRRTKLVVSEMEIISEEDLIPKEEAIITLTQGGYIKRIDPKAYKIQKRGGKGMLGMKTIGEDIVEHFLIANTHDELLFFTDSGKVFKTLVYEIPKGSRVAKGRGLLNFLELSNHEKVLSIIPLGKEEKNNDHAQFLVMATKKGVVKKTSLKEFKNVRRSGLIAISLKKGDLLEKVCKTTGDDDVILVTKKGKSIKFKEKDIRPMGRPAAGVTGIRLKKQDELIGMDVIQKIKQEKTKDKVKKYLLIVSENGYGKRTDIKEYRLQKRGGTGIKTANIISKTGDLVASRILNQQEEDLIVISRQAQVIRIKIRSISKQKRATQGVRIMRLKPNDKVASIACI